The following is a genomic window from Spirosoma foliorum.
AGTGGAAGTAGATTATTGAATTCTTCCCGACTGAGCGATAATCCTTGACTCAGACTTGGATCGGCCTGACAGGTGGTTCTCCAGTTGTTTAAAATCGTTTCTCGTTGTGCAAATAAATAGGCAACAATGGTCGATAAAGTCGGAGATGAGTCTGAGAACATAGATTCCATAGAGAGGAGTAAATGTGATACGGGGTAGCGTTGTGTATGGTTGATCTTAGGCTATTTCACCAATCCGATTTACCATTTTTTTGTTGCCGCCCCAGAGAGCCAGTTTAGGTCTCTACAGGAAAGGTAGTCAAGTTGGTTCATGTCACCAATTCATCATAGAATTTTAGATAAGGGAAGCTTGATTGCCTGTTCTGGAAATCCAGTTCAGGGCGTAGAAAGGATAGCGATTGAACGATCGGGAAGCACATCTAGCTGACTGACTCGCGAGCCAGGATCAGACTTTCGTTGAAGGCCATTAACAAATTAAGCACACACCTATAGAGTATACAGATACCAGGAGTAGTCGCTTACAACAAACTCCCACAAGTGAGGCAACGGTCCCAATGGATATGGTCAACACAGCCATCCATAATTCGACAAGGTAAGGTAAAGACAACAACCGGTTTTGGGGTGCCTTAGTACCGTTGCCTTATTCCCATTGAAAGCAAAAGCACTATCCATTGACGCGATAAGGTTTAATTCAAGTGTAAGCAGACGCAATAAATAAACTTCCCGTAAAAGAAAAAGTCAATCTAGATCGGTGTTACAAATTACCTGGACAGTATGAAACTCAAGTCGATTGTTGATCAGCTTCAACACGAAGCGAAAGTGGTGCAGGGAGAGGCAACCAAAGACAGTATCTATGTTAGTCATACGACGCTCCCGGATGAGCGGGCGGCTGACGAAGCGTTTGCTAGGTCTGTAACGAAACTACTGAATGTGAATGGCTGGTCGGCACTGTCCAGTATTGCGGCAGATTTCGCGCTCTACAGCTCGGCTGGCAAAGCTAAACCAGAAGGGCCGGTCGACGTAGGCGATTTTATTCAGATTGTACTACCTGGCCCAACGCCTGAGAATTGGGTACGCGTTATTCATAAATCGCTGGATAGCAAGCGGGCTGAATTCACGGTTCAACCCAGCCCTGACCCAATGGCCAATAATCCGGACCAGATTGAACACTTTTTTAATGACCAGGCCCGCAGCACCTTTCGGGTAGAGTTGAAGGACAGTACAGTTCGCGCCTTTCAGATTGGTCAACAGGAAGGTATTAACAATCAGCAGCCACAGGCCGGAGATCGTGCCCTGATCAATACCCTTATTGCCGAAACAGGCTGGCTATTTTATCAGAAAATTCAGTGGCAACTGCTAACGGATTACCTGGTTCAGGAATAAGCTCATCGATCAATTTTGTTGCACTCCGTTGAACTTTAAATCCAGTCTTTATGATTAGGGCCAAACCTGTAACGGGCTTGGCCCTAATCATAAAGACTGGATTTAGGTAATCGCTTAAGGATTAATATTCGTACTTAAGTCCCATTTTCTTGGCCATATCGGCAAACATCTGGGGATCAAAATCCTCCGCGCCTGGCGCATTCAGTTGTGGCTCTTCCTCCAGATCAGGAACGGGATAGCCGGGCATTCCGCCTTCCACGACGAAACATTCCTGGCCATCATCGGGGTGTGGACCATTCCAAATCAGGCCCGCCTGCTTATAATCTTCCTGGCTGAAGGTGTATAAGGACAAATGAAGTTTCTGATCCATAAATTTCCGGGCTTCCGGAAAGGCATTATTGCTCAGGTTTGGAATCGGCAGGAGTTTCGTGACTTCCACGCCCGTGAGTTTTTCCAGGGCTTTGGCATAGGCCACCACATGCAATCCTCCACGTACCAGCAAATAGCCGACCATCGTCCGGGCCGTGGGGTCGGTTACCATTTCGTACGCCTTTAACTTATTGGCGCGGGCACCACATTCCAGAAAGAAATTATGCAGTAGATCCAGTTTCAAATTACCACTGCTAAATACATTCTGACCCGTCCAGAAATTACCCATCGAATCCATCGGTAACGACGCTTGTCCGCTGGCCATCGTATGGTACGTATTTCGGAAATCTGTGGCATCTGCCAGGGGAGCTTTTACAGGATCGACACCCCGTTTGGTTACCCCGGTCAGGAGCAGATTAATGGCATAGGAGACCACTTCTATATGGCCATATTCTTCACCAGCGATACTGGCGATCACATCATAAAACGGGCGTATTTTCTTGCGTCCCCGAAAATTGAACGATTGAAAGGTATAATTCATCAGGGTCGACATTTCGCCGAACTTACCACCCAACAATTCCTGAAGAGCAGCAGCATCGTTGGCCGAAGGGTTCTTCGGCATCGGCAACTCAATCGGGAGCCGGTCCATTTTTAAAATCATAACCTTGTCGTTTAGTCGGAAATCTGGAACACTTGTTCTTTAACCCAACCTACCCCTAAAGGCTATAGTTAGAAACGAGCAGTCCCCTACTAGGCAACGGCCCTGTTTCTTTCAAATCACAGGATTCGCCAATCGAATGCTATGTTGATAAATCAAAAAGGGGTGGTGAAATCGTATGTATCGTCAAGTTTGTTTGCGCTTATTGACTAGATAAAGAAGAGGTAGATTGGCTGCTTGAAATAACCTTCTTCCAGTGAGGGAGCGGCTTTCCCTTAAAAAAATCCTGAGCACATCTATTGGCGTGTTGTTGGGTTCAGATCTCGCTAAAAGACAAGATTTATAATCCCTATTCTCAATCGGTATGCCTACGTTCTTGCCACGGTTAACTAATACGAAGAAAATCGAATCAATATTGGCCTACTCGTTTCAAGGCAGAATGACTATGGGATGTCCCTTTTCGCAGGTCTATTTACTAAGTTTTTAGTAACTCTTTGCTTACTCAATCCGTTTCATCTCTTGTTCGGCCAATGAGGCTCTCATTCAACGTTAGAAAGATTAATTCTCTATGGAAATCCTAGTCCTACTTTTATATGGACTGGCCCTGATGCTGCTATTTTTTTATAACTGTGGTCAGTTAAGCCTTATTCTCATTTACCTGCGATCAAAGCGAAAGCGTCTGCTGACGGCTAAACCTGCCTCCGTCATTTTGCCCGTTGACTTACCCCGTGTAACCGTTCAATTGCCTGTTTACAACGAGCTTTACGTAGTCGATCGGCTCATCGACGCGGTGGTGCAACTCAACTATCCTAAAGACAAACTTGACATTCAGATCCTGGATGATTCTACGGATGAAACCGTGTGGCTAATTGCCCGTAAGGTTGCCACCTATCAACAACTGGGCTTCGATATTCAACACATTCAACGGCCCGATCGAACCGGCTTCAAGGCGGGCGCATTGGCATACGGGTTGAATGTGGCCAAAGGAGAGTTTATCGCCATTTTCGACGCTGATTTTGTCCCAGACCCGGAGTTTCTGATCAAGGCCATTCCGCACTTTACTGATCCACAGGTGGCTATTGTCCAAACCCGATGGGGACATCTTAACGAAGAGTTTTCCTTATTGACTCAATTACAGGCATTTGGCCTCAATGCCCACTTTACTATTGAACAGAGTGGTCGTCATACGGCTGGCTTATTGGCTAATTTTAATGGCACAGGTGGTATTTGGCGTAAAGAAGCCATCACCGATGCTGGCGGTTGGCAAAGTGATACGTTAACAGAGGATTTAGACTTGAGTTACCGGGCTCAACTGAAGGGCTGGAAATTTGTGTATCGGGAAGATATTAATTCCCCCGCCGAATTACCGGTCGCGATGAATGCCTTAAAATCGCAGCAATATCGCTGGATGAAAGGTGCCGCTGAATGCGCCAGAAAACTAATTGGTCGGGTACTTCGAACACCTAACCTATCATTGACGATAAAGCTTCATGCGCTGTTTCACCTCTTCAGTAGTGCTTCGTTCATTTTAGTGTTAATTCTGGGTGTGATGAGTGTACCGCTACTTTATATCCGTAGCCAGCATCCGGAATGGGAGTGGGCTTTTCGGGTCATAAATCTATTTCAAGCCAATTTATTCATTCTCATTGCGTTCTATGGCATCCCGTTGTGGTTTTTAAAGTCAAATTCTAAGGCGAAACTACTTTGGTATTTTCCGATGTATTCTTCCCTGATGATGGGATTATCCTTACATAACACAATTGCCGTAATCGAGGGGTACTTAGGCCGAAGGACGCCATTTATACGTACGCCGAAGTTCAATGTTAAAACGGGTTCGGATCAGTGGAGTGCGAATAAATACGTAAGTCATCAGCTCAACTGGATGACGATGATTGAAGGACTTTTCGCAGCCTATTTCTTAGGTGGGCTCGTGCTGGCCATCTATCTGCAGGATTATCGCCTGTTTTTTCTCCACCTCATGTTTATGGTTGGCTTTGGGATGGTTTCTATGTACTCACTGTACCAGGCCAATTATAGGCTTACAGTACAACAACGAGTCAATGTTGTTAAGGTGGCGGGATAAAACTAAAACGTTGTAAGCTAAGCAACTTTATGTCCAATAGAGTATTGTACAACTCGAAACGTAGGGCAGTCCGGCGTTTCTGATGTCCTGTAGAGCCGTTTCAGCCTGCTATAAACATCAGATTTTGATCCGCCAGCTGCTTTGCCAGCTATAATCTTAACTATGCGTGAATTGTGCAGCTACTATAACGTTTGATTATACAATACCAATTACAACTATAGTAAGCGTTTACAACTATAGTAAGCGTTGGAAATTTCGCTGCCACAGGTTCAAAGTGATGGTTGCTTAGCCTGATTCTTTTTGTAGAGCGCAGCATGATTAGTAAACCGGATGGATGGTTAACGGGTTTTATTTTTCAAGTACATACATTTTCTTTTCATCATAATCCCAAACCGTTTTGTACTGCTCAAAAAAGCGGTAGCCAAAGCAGATATAGTTGGCCTCGGTGATTTGCATTCCCTTTCTAAATGGAGCTGTTTGCTCAAGGCTGTAGGGCGCAATACCTTTTACACTTACTTTAAGGCTTCCGTTTATAACTAGGTTAGTAACATTAACCGTCGAATCATCGTAGCCATTTTTCCCGGCGTCAACCAGCAGCTTCTTCTTTTTCAAAACGTTCGCTGCCTGATCCTCCAATTGGATCAAACCATATTGCCCCGTATCAAATGAGCCAAGCAGGTCAACACCACCGACCTTTACGCGAACCATCGGGTGATTGGGAAGCCGTCTGGTGTCAAAGTCGAGAACAGCCACTACTTTTTCACCGTTCAAGAAGTCCTTCGACCGTTTTCTAGCCTCAGTGACTTTATAAAAAGTGAGCTTTCTTTTTACATAATCGAGTTTAAAAAGATACCCTTTGAAAAAATCATGTCCTATATACCCAAGGCAATCAGGGGTGATGTGATCCTGAAGGAAATCAAGATTAGCACTGGTAATATTCAACAGGTTACGGTAAGTAAGGCCGTTCTTAAACTTAACTTCGGCAATGGTGTCGTTCATGTTTGATATAAATGATTGGCCGCTTCCAACCTGTCCCTTACTTACTGCTCGTTTACGCGGTAAGTTTACTGCGTTGTCGTTAATTTCAATGTAGCACTTATTGCCGGTATCGAACATAAATTTTCCCTTAACGCCATTTACCGCTACCGATACAAACGGAAAAGCGTCAACAAGTGTCAATGGGAATATAATACTATCCCCCTGGAGTTCGGGTCCATGTTGGAATACCTGTTCTGAAGGGCGTTGCGCTACAGCCCGTAGACTAGTGATGCTTAACAAAAAAAGTAAAAGTGTCTTTTCCATGTGCTTGTCGGGTGGTTACCAACCGTATCTTTAGTGCGTATTTTTAATTTTACATAACTGATTATCAGAACTACTTGAACACTGTCAATTAGAAACACATCAGGCACAAGCCTAGTTGGTAGGCATATGCCTGATGTCGATTTAATGCATGCTTTAGGCTAGGGCTAAAAAAGAATTAACTTCTTTAGCCAAGTCCTGGCTATATTGGAAAAGTGCACCATGACCTGAATCACTCCATAGAATGAGTTTTGAGTTGATCAGGTACTGGGAGAGCGTGAATGAATTGATAGAAGGCACAATCAAATCATTGGTGCCGTTTACAATCAAAACAGGCTGTTTAATATGGCGCAGCTGCTGGTATTCCGGATCTTTTTCATACCCGTAGGTAATGATGGCTGTTGCCTGTGCATTTACCGTTGCTCCGGTCGTAGGCGTATCGCGGTTCTCTTTTCTTACTTGCAGACGTTCCAAGAATTGTTCGCCCGCTTCTACGCCGTTCGCTGTTTTTGTGAAAAATATATTTCGCAGCACTTTGGCAGGACCATCCGACATACCGGCGGTTACTACGTTCACAATGTCGGTTATCCCTTCACTGCCTTTTGGGCCGGTACCTGCCAGAATTACTTTGCTTACCAAGTCAGGATAGCCTTCGGCCAGGTTTTGTGCAATAAAGCCGCCTAGTGAAAAGCCAAGTAGATATACTTTTTCCAGACCTAATGCCTTAATGAACGCATAAGCATCATCGGCCATTTCGCTTACTGTAGTGGGCGTTTCGCCTTCGCTGCTACCGACCCCCTTGTTATCAAATAAGATGATCGGGTGTGTTTTGGCCAATTCATTGGTTAGGGCCGGATCCCAATTATCTAACGTACCAGTAAAGTGTTGCAGGAAGACAATGGGTATGCCTGCTTGCTGTCCAAATGAACGATAAGCGAATTTTGCACCTTTTACGTCGATAAAGGTAGTTGGAGCTGTTTCGTGAGTAAGTGACATTTTGTTGTGTTTTATGATCGGGCTTCTTCCAACGGAAAGAAGAAGCCCGAGATGAAGAATTTATTTTTTGCTGTTAATCAGGTTACTACTTGCTTTCGGCAATCAGTATGGCGGCCAGTTTATCCGGCATAGAAATGAATGGTGTATGGCTGCTTTGCAGCGTATACACGTTATCAACTTTGCTGTTTTTCACCATGTATTGTTGGGCAGGATAACTGATCGCATGGTCATTCTCAGTGTGGATATACACCTTCCTGATGCTGCCAAAATTCTTGTCAGTCAGCTGTACCGGGGTAGCGAGAGGTACCAGGGGTTCGGCTTTAATAGTAGCGGCAATATATTCCTGAACCTGCTGAGGGGCATCGGCCGCGAAAATATCCGCTACCCCTTCTTTCGCAATGATTGCCGCACCATGCTCCTTATCGACGGTCAGAAACTTGCCTATATGCGATGCCGGATCCCCTTTTGCAAGGCCTAAAAGGCTGTCGCCGTCATGCGGAAGGGCTGCTGCCAGATAGATCAGTTTTTTGATTTGTGAAGGGATTTCTTCGGCCACCTGGCTGATGACCAGTCCAGCAAAACTATGGCCTACCAAAACTACATTGGTGCGGGTGCCGATAGCTGCTTTTACCTGGTCAACATACGTTTGCAGGGTGATACCAGCAAATGAAGTGGTATCTTTTCCGTGGCCTGCCAGGTTAACCGTGATCACCTCGTCGCCCTGGGCCTTTAACAAAGGGGCTACTGCATCCCACGCCGAGGCATCTGACCAGGCGCCGTGAACCAGTACGACCGTTTTAGCATTTTTACGGGTTGTTTGTTGGGCCTGAGCCGAAAACCCTAGTACACTCATTGCCATTGCTATTATTGCTGTTTTCATGATTTGTGGTGCCTAATTGTTTAGGACACCACAAACCTCGGGCTCTGCTGCGGCAATAAGTTTAACCCAGGTTAAAATCAAAAAACCCGCTAAAAAACTTGTTTAGCGGGTTTCAGTAGGCATAGCCAGCAGGTGCTGAGTTTTACTTTCCCACCATTCGTTTACGAATCCGGCTCAAGGATGGCCCCTGGATACCCAGGTAAGAGGCAATATGATACAGAGGTACCGAATCCAGAATAGTTGGATGTTTCGCCATCATTTCCCGGTAACGGTCTTCCGGGGTTTTAAATAAAAAACCTTCGGTATTAGTCATTACTTCATGAAAAGCAGTTTCGGCAACAATCCTTCCAAACCGTTCCCACTGGTGCGATTGTCCATACAGTTCATTCAGATGATCAATATGTATATATAATATATGCGAATCAACCATAGCCTCCGTATAATAGTCGCAGGCGGTTTGGGCTAAAAAACTTTTATAGGAGGCTACAAACTGGTGATTAGTAAAGAATAGCATGTTCTTTTCTTCACCCGTGTCATTATTTACCCGATATATCCTAAATACCCCGTTTATCACAAATCCAAGGTGCTTACAAACATTTCTATATTCATTATAAAACTCACCTTTTTTATACTGCTTTGATTGCCAGTACGGTAATGACAGGTCAAATACGTCCGGTTTCATACCGGCAGAGCCTAAAACCGTTCGTAATAAATCGATCTCTGTTTCTGTTTGGTTCTCTAACATGCTATAAAAATATAAATTTTTCTCATATCGACTATCGGCACAAGCCGATACCATCGTGCATCGTCATTACTGATAAATCACCGTATGGGTTGCTTTATAAGGTCTACTTTGCCTTATTTTCGATTTTAACCTGGGTTAAACTTATTGCCGCAGCTTAGCCCGAGGTTTGTGGTGTCCTAAACAATTAGGCACCACAAATCATGCACAAACTTATCTTACTCTTACTTTCTGTAGCTACTGCTACTCTTATGTTCACATCCTGTTCAAAAAAGAATGATGACGTGAAACCCGTTGCTAAAAATTATGTGTTGGTACACGGCGCATGGCAGGCTCCTTATGTATGGGATGCCGTAAAAGTCAGCCTGATTAATGAAGGCAACAATGTAACCGTTGTGGAACTGCCTGGCCACGGCAGCGATCAAACCGTTCCCTCAACCTTAACATTGACCAGTTACAGAGACAAAGTTATTAATGCCATGTCAGGAATAAACGGCAAAGTTATCCTGGTAGGTCATAGCTTAGGCGGTATGATCATTTCTGCCGTTGCCGAGCAGAATCCGTCAAAAATTGAAAAACTTGTCTATCTAGCAGCCTATCTTCCATCGTCCGGGCAATCCTTACTGTCTCTTGCGGGTACCGACGCCGGCTCAGCACTGGGTGACTCCGTTAATCATGTTGCTATACTTAGCCAAAATGCGAACGGAACCCTTGATGTGTTACATGACCAGATTACGAACGTCTTTATCCAGGATGGTTCTGCTCAGGTACAAACTCTTGTTCTACAAAATTATCGCCCTGAACCAGCCATTCCATTTACCAATCCGGTGACATTAACTGCGGCTAATTTCGGCTCTGTTGAGAAGGTTTATATTAAAACCTTACAGGATCGTGTGGTTTCTCCGGGTCTGCAAGACAGAATGATCGCATCTGGAAACGTAAAAACAGTCTATCAATTAAACACCAGCCACTCGGCATTCTTAGCAAAACCAGATTCGGTAGCCCTATTGTTAACTAGAACAGGACAATAACTTAGCCGGAAAGAATTCGATATAATAATCAAAAAGGCCTTCTCATAAGTCAGTTATGAGAAGGCCTTTTTGTTGGGTAGTTAGGATGTATCCCTCTGAAATAGTGGTTCTACCGAAATTAGTCATTTATTGACAGGTAGCCTAAAGAGTCAGCTCAGGTAGAATTCCTGGGTCCGGATGCTAGGGCTAGTCGTTGGCAGGTATTAAAACAGGCCGTTCAATTTAATACCCTTTTTTCGAAGCAAATACATGAAAGCGCCTTCCTCTCAAGAAAGAGAAATACATGATACAGATATATTGTGAAGATAGCGTGCTTTGACTAAACATAAAGGGGCTGTTGCAAAAGTCAGGGGCCTCACGTTTACTGATACACTTATAAAAATTTCAATTCTGGATGAAACTAAAACTCTGCCTGCTTGCTATTAGTGGCTTATTGAGTTCTCAAGCCCTGCTCGCTCAAGTCCAGCTGGGGGTCAAAGCGGGAGTCAACTTTGCCACCCTTAAGTTTGATAACCCCACCTTAAACGCGACTCAGCAGGCGAGATCCGATTTTCAGGGTGGTTTTTTAATAGATGTGCCCATAACGCCTAGTTTCTCCCTTCAGCCAGCCTTACT
Proteins encoded in this region:
- a CDS encoding alpha/beta fold hydrolase, coding for MSLTHETAPTTFIDVKGAKFAYRSFGQQAGIPIVFLQHFTGTLDNWDPALTNELAKTHPIILFDNKGVGSSEGETPTTVSEMADDAYAFIKALGLEKVYLLGFSLGGFIAQNLAEGYPDLVSKVILAGTGPKGSEGITDIVNVVTAGMSDGPAKVLRNIFFTKTANGVEAGEQFLERLQVRKENRDTPTTGATVNAQATAIITYGYEKDPEYQQLRHIKQPVLIVNGTNDLIVPSINSFTLSQYLINSKLILWSDSGHGALFQYSQDLAKEVNSFLALA
- a CDS encoding alpha/beta fold hydrolase; translated protein: MHKLILLLLSVATATLMFTSCSKKNDDVKPVAKNYVLVHGAWQAPYVWDAVKVSLINEGNNVTVVELPGHGSDQTVPSTLTLTSYRDKVINAMSGINGKVILVGHSLGGMIISAVAEQNPSKIEKLVYLAAYLPSSGQSLLSLAGTDAGSALGDSVNHVAILSQNANGTLDVLHDQITNVFIQDGSAQVQTLVLQNYRPEPAIPFTNPVTLTAANFGSVEKVYIKTLQDRVVSPGLQDRMIASGNVKTVYQLNTSHSAFLAKPDSVALLLTRTGQ
- a CDS encoding Crp/Fnr family transcriptional regulator, translated to MLENQTETEIDLLRTVLGSAGMKPDVFDLSLPYWQSKQYKKGEFYNEYRNVCKHLGFVINGVFRIYRVNNDTGEEKNMLFFTNHQFVASYKSFLAQTACDYYTEAMVDSHILYIHIDHLNELYGQSHQWERFGRIVAETAFHEVMTNTEGFLFKTPEDRYREMMAKHPTILDSVPLYHIASYLGIQGPSLSRIRKRMVGK
- a CDS encoding manganese catalase family protein, whose amino-acid sequence is MILKMDRLPIELPMPKNPSANDAAALQELLGGKFGEMSTLMNYTFQSFNFRGRKKIRPFYDVIASIAGEEYGHIEVVSYAINLLLTGVTKRGVDPVKAPLADATDFRNTYHTMASGQASLPMDSMGNFWTGQNVFSSGNLKLDLLHNFFLECGARANKLKAYEMVTDPTARTMVGYLLVRGGLHVVAYAKALEKLTGVEVTKLLPIPNLSNNAFPEARKFMDQKLHLSLYTFSQEDYKQAGLIWNGPHPDDGQECFVVEGGMPGYPVPDLEEEPQLNAPGAEDFDPQMFADMAKKMGLKYEY
- a CDS encoding alpha/beta fold hydrolase; this translates as MKTAIIAMAMSVLGFSAQAQQTTRKNAKTVVLVHGAWSDASAWDAVAPLLKAQGDEVITVNLAGHGKDTTSFAGITLQTYVDQVKAAIGTRTNVVLVGHSFAGLVISQVAEEIPSQIKKLIYLAAALPHDGDSLLGLAKGDPASHIGKFLTVDKEHGAAIIAKEGVADIFAADAPQQVQEYIAATIKAEPLVPLATPVQLTDKNFGSIRKVYIHTENDHAISYPAQQYMVKNSKVDNVYTLQSSHTPFISMPDKLAAILIAESK
- a CDS encoding cellulose synthase family protein, yielding MEILVLLLYGLALMLLFFYNCGQLSLILIYLRSKRKRLLTAKPASVILPVDLPRVTVQLPVYNELYVVDRLIDAVVQLNYPKDKLDIQILDDSTDETVWLIARKVATYQQLGFDIQHIQRPDRTGFKAGALAYGLNVAKGEFIAIFDADFVPDPEFLIKAIPHFTDPQVAIVQTRWGHLNEEFSLLTQLQAFGLNAHFTIEQSGRHTAGLLANFNGTGGIWRKEAITDAGGWQSDTLTEDLDLSYRAQLKGWKFVYREDINSPAELPVAMNALKSQQYRWMKGAAECARKLIGRVLRTPNLSLTIKLHALFHLFSSASFILVLILGVMSVPLLYIRSQHPEWEWAFRVINLFQANLFILIAFYGIPLWFLKSNSKAKLLWYFPMYSSLMMGLSLHNTIAVIEGYLGRRTPFIRTPKFNVKTGSDQWSANKYVSHQLNWMTMIEGLFAAYFLGGLVLAIYLQDYRLFFLHLMFMVGFGMVSMYSLYQANYRLTVQQRVNVVKVAG